In Sphingobacterium sp. R2, the genomic stretch TCTTTTCGTTTTGAAGAATCTCTTCAGCTTTTACCAAATCTGTTCCTTCCGGTGCCACGACAAGATTTTCTTTCGTCATCAATTCATTGATTGGGCGAAGCATATCTTTTTGAAAACGAAGGTCACGATTGGTTACAATACCGACTAACTGCCCATTTTCATTCACAACGGGAATACCGCCGATCTTGTGCTCCTTCATGATATTAAAGGCGTCTCCTACTGTTGCTGTTGCCAATAAAGTAACAGGATCCTGAATCATGCCGCTCTCCGAGCGCTTAACTTTGCGTACTTCAGCAGCCTGTTCTGCAATAGTCATGTTCTTATGCAACATACCAATACCGCCAGCTTGTGCAATCGCTATGGCTAAATCAGCACCAGTTACCGTATCCATTGCTGCAGAAACCAATGGGATATTTAATTTGATTTTTTTTGTTAGCGAAGTACTCGTATCAACGTCACGGGGTAAAATTTCAGAATAAGCTGGAATTAATAAGACGTCATCGTAAGTGAGACCTTCTGCTACGAATTTTTGTGGATCTAATTGCATGGCAAATATGTATTGGGTTTTCTATTTGCCAGGCAAATTTAAGAAAAATAAGTAATATAAAAAAATAAAGTATATAAATTACAATCGAAAGACAAATTAGAACCATTATGAATTAAACATTCCATTTTCTTTATTTCAGACGCGATTATTTTTTGGCAAGCTATTTGCTTTCGGTAACACGAAAAGTTATTTTAATTAATGAAAATATAAAGATAAGATAATTATGAAAAAGACACTACTTTCATTAGCTGCAGTCGCAGCATTAGCATTTGGTACACAAGAAGTAAAAGCTCAATCTCCTCAACGCGCTGCTATCGGTGTGGTTTTCGACGGATCGATCGGTGACTTATGGGGGGTTCAATACAAACAATCAATGGGTGGCGCAAACAATGGTCAAGCGCAGGTAATGTTTGATGACCATGTGGTAGCAGTTGGTGCTGATTGGCAACATGCAAGACCTTTCCGTGGCGCTCCAGGTTTAGGCTGGTACGCAGGTGTCGGTGCACAATTAACGTTTGTAGACGCTGGTGATAACATCACTTATGTGGGATTAAGACCGCAATTGGGTCTAGAATTTAAAATTCCATCGGCTCCTATCGGTCTTCACGCTGACTGGAAACCAAATTGGACTTTAAACCATGGTTCTGATTTTGACGCTTCAACATTTTCATTTGGTATCAAATATACATTAAGATAATAGAAGCAGTTCAAATAGCTTAAAAAAAGGTTCTTCTCATCATGAGGAGGACCTTTTTTTATGAAATAAAATGCATAAGTATTTCTTTTTTTCTTCAATTCTCCTATTTTTATGCCGTTGACCTAATTGGCATAAATAAAACTTTTCATTCTACAAAAATTTTATACCTTTGCCATTCTTGGTAAAATGTGATTAAACAAGAACTAATTATCAATTACATAAACAGTATTTAACATTATAATTAATACAATTAATAACAGACGATGCAAGGTAAAGGGCTGATTAAACTTTTAGTGATAGTGGTGTCATTAGCGTGTCTATACTCCCTATCATTTACTTGGGTGACCCGCAATGTGGAGCGCGATGCTGAGAATTTTGCCAAGGGAGATTTGGCAAAAGAGAAGAGCTATCTAGACTCAATGGCAGGTGAAGTAGTGTACAATTTAGGGTTTGCAAAATACACCTATCGGGAAGCCAAAGCAAATGAACTCGCTTTGGGATTGGATTTGAAAGGTGGTATGAACGTAACCATGGAAATCTCGTTGGACGAATTGATCCGCAATTTGGCAAATAACCCAAAAGATGAGAAATTCAACAAAGCGTTGGAACAGGCCGTAGCAAAAAGCAAAACGAGTGCAAAAACAGTCGTTGCTTTATTTATGGAAGAATACAAATCCATCGGTGCGACAACTCCACTTTCAACATTCTTTTCAACAAAAGATAATGCTGCGCTAATTAAACCTGGTGATTCAGACTCCAAAGTTGAATCGTTCCTTCAAAAAGAAGCGGACAATGCCATCCAAAATTCCTACAAAGTACTTCGTACACGTATCGATAAGTTTGGTGTTGCATCGCCAAACATTCAAATTCAACAAGGTACAAACCGTATTTTGATCGAGTTACCTGGTGTCAAAGATGAAAGCCGTGTGCGTAACCTGCTTCAAGGCTCCGCAAAACTGGAGTTTTATGAGACCTATACTAACCAAGAAGTTTATCCATTACTGGAAAATATCGATAAAACTTTAGCATCAACGTTAAAAGCTGCTCCAGCTGCTACGACAAATGCCACAGCAGATACAAGCAAAAAATCAGATGATTTATTGTCTAATCTAACCGGTGGTAAAAAAGATGCTAAGAAAGACAGTGCTGCTGTAAATCTAGGTCAGAAAAATCCACTATTTGAAGCCTTACGTCCAGCTGTTTATATGGGCGAAAACCAACAAATGGCACTTATGCCAGGTTCAATGGTGGGTATTGCTTCGTTAAAAGATACCGCAAAAGTAAATGCATACTTGCAACGTCCTGAGGTAAAATCAATTCTTCCCGGAAACTTAAAACTTTTATGGGCTGTTAAACCTGAACAAAAGACACCTGAGCAATTATCCTTATACGCAATTAAAGGCTCAGGACAGGACAATGGAGCAGTATTAACAGGCGATGTGATTACCGATGCTACCGCGAACTTTGATGAGAAAAATCAACCCGTGGTTGGTATGCAAATGAACAGCGAAGGTGCACGTGAATGGAAGAAAATTACCGCAAAAGCGGCTCAAAACAGAGATGCAATTGCGATCGTTCTTGACAATGTGGTGTATTCTGCTCCTTCTGTAAATGGCGAGATTCCGAATGGTAGTTCTTCAATCTCAGGTTCTTTTACGGTAGAAGACACGAAAGATTTGGCAAACGTATTAAAAGCTGGCCGTCTTCCAACAACTGCTAAAATTGTTGAAGAAGCCATCGTGGGTCCTACTTTGGGGCAAGCTGCCATCGACGCCGGTGTTAACTCGGCTGTTATCGGTATTATCGTCGTAATGATCTTTATGATTGCTTACTACAATACAGCAGGTATCGTAGCAAACATCGCGGTGTTATTAAACGTATTTATCATTATGGGGGTATTGGCATCCTTAAATGCTGTACTCACCTTACCGGGTATCGCGGGTATCGTATTGACGATGGGTACCGCAGTGGATGCGAACGTCTTGATCTACGAACGTATCCGTGAAGAACTGGGCTTAGGTAAATCGATCCGTCAGGCGGTAGCAGATGGTTACAAACATGCGTTACCATCCATCCTGGATTCGCAGATCACAACCTTCTTAATTGGTATCATTCTATTCTTATTTGGTAGTGGTCCGATATTAGGTTTCGCAACAACGTTGATGGTGGGTATTATTACTTCATTGTTTACGGCAATCTTAGTGACACGCGTGATCTTTGAATGGATGTTGGCGAAAGATTTCAAAATTAAAGTCTCTTTCCCTTGGTCTGCAAAAACCTTGCAAAATGCAAATTTCAAATTTGTTCAGAAACGTAAAATCTTCTATGCGATCTCTATCGTAGCGGTGTTAATTTCTGCTGCATCTATTTTCACAAAAGGATTTAGTTTAGGCGTAGATTTTCAAGGTGGACGTACCTATACAGTTCGTTACGATAAGCCTGTAGACTTGGAAGCTGTACGTACAAACTTGGATGATATCTTCAAGAAAACAACGGAAGTAAAAGTTTTTGGTGCATCCAATCAGTTACGTATCACAACAACCTACCATATTGAAGAAACTTCTGATGCAGCTGATAAAGAAGTGCTGGACAAATTGAATCAAGGTCTATCGAAAGTAGATGCTTCCAATAAACATGAGATCCTTTCGTCTCAAAAAGTTGGACCAAGTATTGCCACTGATATCAAGTCCAGAGCAACCAGTTCGGCAATATTCTCTATCATCATTGTTGCAGCTTACATCTTGATCCGTTTCCATAAATGGGAATATTCAATTGGGGCAGCTATTGCAACAATCCACGATGCGATTATTTTATTGGGATTATTCTCTCTCTTGGATGGTATCGTACCGTTCTCGCTTGATATTGACCAACACTTTGTAGCAGCGATATTAACTGTAATTGCTTACTCGGTGAATGATACAGTGGTTGTATTTGACCGTTTACGTGAATTCGTATCTAAACCAAATGCACATAATGAAGATCTTGGTGATGTTGTAAACCATGCGATCAACTCGACATTAAGTAGAACAATTATCACATCATTGACAATCGTGTTTGTTCTTGCTGTATTGTTTATATTTGGTGGTGAAGTTATCCGTGGATTCTCATTCGCAATCTTAATCGGTGTTATCGTAGGTACATATTCATCGATTATCTTAGCTGCACCTTCAGTATATGATTTACGCAAAGGAAAGCATTTGGCAGAAGGTAATACTGCTAAAAAAGCTGAAGTCGTAAGACCATAATAGCTGATATTGATAAAATAAAAAAGGGCATTCATTCGAACGCCCTTTTTTATTGCATTCAAATTACTTGTCACACTAAATATTTTAAATATATTTGTTGCACTAAATATTTGTATGCTAAACGAAAAATTTGACCGCTACTCTTTCATCTTGGACCAAACAGCCAAGAAGGTAAAGCAATTTGCCCAATCCTCTTTTGCGGAGAAAGGATTTGATATCACTGTGGATCAGTGGACGATTTTAAAGGCTTTGTATGAAACGGATCAGCTTTCGCAAAAGGAACTGGCGAAACGCTGCGGAAAAGACCAGCCAACATTGACACGGATCGTTGATATCCTTCTTAAAAAAAATCTAGCTGAACGGGTCATTGACGAAACAGACCGCCGGAGTCTTTATTTGCATTTGACGGAAGAAGGAAAATTAAAAGTAGCATCGCTTTCGCCAATTGTTGCGGAGATTCGTATGAAGGCCTGGGAAAATTTAACAGCGGAAGATTTCGATGCTTTTACAAGGATTCTGAACACTATATATAACAACTTAAATATAGAATAGTTATGATAAATACGGATATCTGTATCATTGGAGCAGGACCTGTTGGCCTATTCGCTGTTTTCGAAGCTGGGCTTTTAAAAATGCGCTGCCATTTGATTGATGTGTTACCTCAGGTAGGCGGACAGCTGTCGGAGATTTACCCACACAAACCTATCTATGATATACCCGGTTATCCAAGTATAACCGCACAGGAGCTGATCGATAAGCAGCTTGAACAAATTAAACCTTTCGACCCTACTTTCACCTTAGGTGAACGTGTAGAAGAAATTACTAAACAGGACGATGGCTCTTTTATCGTGGCAACTAATGATCATACGGTTGTTCACACACAAGTTATTGTTATCGCCGGGGGCTTGGGCTGTTTTGAGCCGCGTAAACCGGAGATTCCGAATCTTCATTTCTATGAAGGAAAAGGGGTAGACTATATGGTAAAAGATCCCGCCAAGTACCGGGATAAAAAAATTGTTATTGCCGGTGGTGGCGACTCTGCGCTTGACTGGACCTTTCACCTCGCAGACATTGCGCAGCAGGTAACTTTAATACATCGGAGCGACTCCTTTCGAGGTGCTCCAGACTCAGCTGAAAAGGTGTTCAAATTGGCCCAGCAGGGGAAAATCAATTTATTGCTTTCCCACAGTCTGATCAACATTCATGGCAATGGCAGTTTATCCCATGTTGAAACAACCAATAAAGACAAAGAAGTTATCGCTACAGAGGCAGATTATTTTATTCCTCTATATGGACTTACACCCAAGCTTGGTCCAATCGCAGACTGGGGATTAAATATCGATAAAAATGCGATAGCGGTCAACACTTTTGATTACTCCACCAATGTAGAACGTATTTACGCAATCGGAGACATCAATACGTATCCCGGCAAGCTGAAACTGATTCTTTGTGGATATCATGAAGCTGCCCTGATGTGTCAAAGCGCTTTTAAATTTGTCTACCCAGATCAAAAATTAACATTCAAATACACCACGGTAAACGGTATAAATACATTCTAGCCATGGATAATAATCTAATTAACATTACTGTTATTGATCGGGAGGGAACCGAAAATATGCTGGAGATTCCGACCGACATCAATCTTTCACTGATGGAAATTTTAAGGGCATCAGAATATGAAATATTGGCAACCTGCGGTGGGATGGCTTTATGCGCTACCTGCCATGTTGAGGTTATTGAAGGTCTAGAATCGCTGGCTTCAGCGAGCGATCAGGAGCTCGATATGTTAGACACACTCCCCGATGCTGATGATCAAAGTCGGCTCGCCTGTCAGCTTTATCTACAGAATTGCAACAACGGCATGAAGATCAAGATAAAAGGCGCACTGCAGTAGTGAAGCCATGGTGTATTTTATACACCATGGCTTCACTACTAACAGCCTTTTTTTTAGACGTCAGGAGACCGACATAAAAGACTAAAAATCAAACATCTACAAAACATATGATTGAAAGATTTAGCCTTTTCACAATAAAATTCACAACATATCGGCGCAATAAATAAATATTTTTTAGTTTTTTGAACCAAAATTTAAGATATTTGCAGCTTAATTCGATTGTACCGAATTTTTACAACAAACTATTAAAAATATGCCAAGCAATAGTTCAAATAGAAAATTCCCAAGAGTAATCATTATTGGTGCTGGATTTGGAGGAATTGAAGTTGCTAAAAAGCTTAAAAATAAGGAAGTTGATGTTCTGTTGCTGGACAGAAATAACTTTCATACTTTTCAACCTTTGATGTATCAGGTAGCCACGGGTACTCTTTCGGCGGATTCTATTTCTTTCCCTGTCCGCAAAATGTTCAAAGGCCAAGACAACTTTCACTTTAGACTTGCTGACGTAAAGAGTGTAGATAATGCGGCCAAAATTGTAAGGACAGATGTTGGTGATTTTGACTATGATTATTTGATCGTTGCGACAGGCGCTACGACGAACTTCTTCGGCAATCAACAAATCACGAAATATGCTTTGCCAATGAAAAACATACAAGAAGCATTAAACATTCGTAGCTATGTTTTACAGAACCTGGAAGAGGCGGTACGGATAGAAAATCCGGCTGATCGTAAAGCCAATCTGAACTTCGTTATTGTCGGAGGTGGTCCGACAGGTGTAGAACTTTCGGGTGCAATCGCAGAAATCAAAAACAACGTTCTTGAAAAAGACTATCCAGAATTAAAAAAATCTGAGATGTCGGTGTACTTGGTCGAAGGACTTCCGAAAGTATTGGCCAATCTGTCTGAAAAATCTTCCAAAGATTCGGAAAGGTACCTGAAAGATCTAGGTGTAGAAGTGTTATTGAATGTTCAGGTAACGGGATATGATGGTAATTCGATTACTTTCGCCGACGGCAGAAGCATTGAGACAAAAACC encodes the following:
- the secDF gene encoding protein translocase subunit SecDF; its protein translation is MQGKGLIKLLVIVVSLACLYSLSFTWVTRNVERDAENFAKGDLAKEKSYLDSMAGEVVYNLGFAKYTYREAKANELALGLDLKGGMNVTMEISLDELIRNLANNPKDEKFNKALEQAVAKSKTSAKTVVALFMEEYKSIGATTPLSTFFSTKDNAALIKPGDSDSKVESFLQKEADNAIQNSYKVLRTRIDKFGVASPNIQIQQGTNRILIELPGVKDESRVRNLLQGSAKLEFYETYTNQEVYPLLENIDKTLASTLKAAPAATTNATADTSKKSDDLLSNLTGGKKDAKKDSAAVNLGQKNPLFEALRPAVYMGENQQMALMPGSMVGIASLKDTAKVNAYLQRPEVKSILPGNLKLLWAVKPEQKTPEQLSLYAIKGSGQDNGAVLTGDVITDATANFDEKNQPVVGMQMNSEGAREWKKITAKAAQNRDAIAIVLDNVVYSAPSVNGEIPNGSSSISGSFTVEDTKDLANVLKAGRLPTTAKIVEEAIVGPTLGQAAIDAGVNSAVIGIIVVMIFMIAYYNTAGIVANIAVLLNVFIIMGVLASLNAVLTLPGIAGIVLTMGTAVDANVLIYERIREELGLGKSIRQAVADGYKHALPSILDSQITTFLIGIILFLFGSGPILGFATTLMVGIITSLFTAILVTRVIFEWMLAKDFKIKVSFPWSAKTLQNANFKFVQKRKIFYAISIVAVLISAASIFTKGFSLGVDFQGGRTYTVRYDKPVDLEAVRTNLDDIFKKTTEVKVFGASNQLRITTTYHIEETSDAADKEVLDKLNQGLSKVDASNKHEILSSQKVGPSIATDIKSRATSSAIFSIIIVAAYILIRFHKWEYSIGAAIATIHDAIILLGLFSLLDGIVPFSLDIDQHFVAAILTVIAYSVNDTVVVFDRLREFVSKPNAHNEDLGDVVNHAINSTLSRTIITSLTIVFVLAVLFIFGGEVIRGFSFAILIGVIVGTYSSIILAAPSVYDLRKGKHLAEGNTAKKAEVVRP
- a CDS encoding MarR family winged helix-turn-helix transcriptional regulator, with translation MLNEKFDRYSFILDQTAKKVKQFAQSSFAEKGFDITVDQWTILKALYETDQLSQKELAKRCGKDQPTLTRIVDILLKKNLAERVIDETDRRSLYLHLTEEGKLKVASLSPIVAEIRMKAWENLTAEDFDAFTRILNTIYNNLNIE
- a CDS encoding NAD(P)/FAD-dependent oxidoreductase, with the protein product MINTDICIIGAGPVGLFAVFEAGLLKMRCHLIDVLPQVGGQLSEIYPHKPIYDIPGYPSITAQELIDKQLEQIKPFDPTFTLGERVEEITKQDDGSFIVATNDHTVVHTQVIVIAGGLGCFEPRKPEIPNLHFYEGKGVDYMVKDPAKYRDKKIVIAGGGDSALDWTFHLADIAQQVTLIHRSDSFRGAPDSAEKVFKLAQQGKINLLLSHSLINIHGNGSLSHVETTNKDKEVIATEADYFIPLYGLTPKLGPIADWGLNIDKNAIAVNTFDYSTNVERIYAIGDINTYPGKLKLILCGYHEAALMCQSAFKFVYPDQKLTFKYTTVNGINTF
- a CDS encoding 2Fe-2S iron-sulfur cluster-binding protein — protein: MDNNLINITVIDREGTENMLEIPTDINLSLMEILRASEYEILATCGGMALCATCHVEVIEGLESLASASDQELDMLDTLPDADDQSRLACQLYLQNCNNGMKIKIKGALQ
- a CDS encoding NAD(P)/FAD-dependent oxidoreductase; translated protein: MPSNSSNRKFPRVIIIGAGFGGIEVAKKLKNKEVDVLLLDRNNFHTFQPLMYQVATGTLSADSISFPVRKMFKGQDNFHFRLADVKSVDNAAKIVRTDVGDFDYDYLIVATGATTNFFGNQQITKYALPMKNIQEALNIRSYVLQNLEEAVRIENPADRKANLNFVIVGGGPTGVELSGAIAEIKNNVLEKDYPELKKSEMSVYLVEGLPKVLANLSEKSSKDSERYLKDLGVEVLLNVQVTGYDGNSITFADGRSIETKTVIWGAGVAGQYPDGFKKEIIQRGNRIQTDDQCRVIDMPGVYAIGDVSAFITDDLPRGLPGVAPVAQQQGAYVAKHILQTISNQPTEKFNYFDKGSMATIGRNKAVVDMGKIHFNGFFGWMTWMFVHLMSIYGFRNKLITFVNWSIKFFTKNSGVRLIFHKYDEPIPEKNQAETVQ